In Meleagris gallopavo isolate NT-WF06-2002-E0010 breed Aviagen turkey brand Nicholas breeding stock unplaced genomic scaffold, Turkey_5.1 ChrUn_random_7180001891181, whole genome shotgun sequence, one DNA window encodes the following:
- the LOC104916418 gene encoding U8 snoRNA-decapping enzyme-like, with amino-acid sequence MQLRFDGLFGFPGGLVDPGKESLEEGLLRELREELGPAAGEIRLRPWHHRGARAWPGSGKREKSGSGSDVGLVTHFYIRRLRLEELVEIERGEKEAPEHGL; translated from the coding sequence ATGCAGCTCCGTTTCGACGGACTGTTCGGTTTCCCGGGGGGGTTGGTGGATCCCGGCAAGGAATCGCTGGAAGAAGGATTGCTGCGGGAGCTGCGGGAGGAGCTGGGCCCGGCGGCGGGGGAGATAAGGCTGCGGCCATGGCACCACCGCGGAGCCAGGGCCTGGCCCGGAAGCGGAAAGAGGGAGAAGAGCGGAAGCGGAAGTGACGTAGGGCTGGTGACGCATTTCTACATCCGGCGGCTGCGGCTAGAGGAGTTGGTGGAGATcgagaggggggaaaaagaggCGCCGGAGCACGGCCTG